The Pelmatolapia mariae isolate MD_Pm_ZW linkage group LG10_11, Pm_UMD_F_2, whole genome shotgun sequence genome includes a region encoding these proteins:
- the selenbp1 gene encoding methanethiol oxidase, whose product MASCSGCGPGYRSPLDAMKGPREEIIYLPCIYRNTGILKPDYLATVDVDPKSPTYCQVIHRLPMPNLRDELHHSGWNACSSCFDDASKKRNFLILPSLISSRIYVVDVGTNPRAPKIHKMVEPIELYWKCSLANPHTSHCLGSGQIMISCMGDPSGNGKGGFVLLDGETFEVIGNWEHQGEAAPFGYDFWYQPRHNVMISTEWGAPKALVNGFNPAHVQEGLYGSALNIWDWTTHKKLQRLDLGEEGAIPLEVRFLHEPSAAEGYVGCALNSTVFRFYKTAEGDWAAEKVISIPSKKVEGWMLPEMPGLITDILISLDDRYLYFSNWLHGDIRQYDITDRRNPRLVGQVFLGGSIVRDGPVRVLEDPENQQQPRPCVIKGKRITGSPQMLQLSLDGRRLYVTTSLYSGWDKQFYPDMIREGSVMMQIDVDTVDGGLTLNEDFLVDFGKEPDGPVLAHELRYPGGDCTSDIWL is encoded by the exons ATGG CAAGCTGCTCAGGATGTGGACCGGGATACCGCAGCCCGTTGGACGCCATGAAGG GTCCTCGGGAGGAGATCATCTACCTGCCCTGCATCTACCGCAACACCGGCATCCTGAAACCTGACTACCTGGCCACTGTGGACGTGGACCCCAAATCCCCCACCTACTGCCAG GTGATCCACCGGCTGCCAATGCCGAACCTTCGTGATGAGCTGCATCACTCCGGCTGGAacgcctgcagcagctgctTTGACGACGCCTCCAAGAAGAGAAACTTCCTGATCCTGCCGTCACTCATCTCGTCCCGAATTTACGTGGTTGACGTGGGGACGAATCCCAGAGCGCCCAAAATCCACAAG aTGGTGGAGCCCATCGAGCTGTATTGGAAGTGCAGCCTGGCGAACCCTCACACCAGCCACTGCCTGGGCAGCGGTCAGATTATGATCAGCTGCATGGGAGACCCGTCCGGTAACGGCAAAG GTGGTTTTGTTCTTCTGGATGGTGAGACGTTCGAGGTGATCGGTAACTGGGAGCACCAAGGCGAGGCGGCGCCGTTCGGCTACGACTTTTGGTACCAGCCTCGGCACAATGTGATGATCAGCACCGAGTGGGGAGCGCCCAAAGCTCTGGTTAACGGTTTTAATCCAGCTCATGTCCAAGAAG GGCTCTATGGCAGCGCCCTGAATATCTGGGACTGGACCACCCACAAGAAGCTGCAGAGGCTTGATCTAGGAGAAGAGGGCGCCATTCCCCTGGAGGTCCGGTTCCTCCATGAGCCGAGTGCCGCTGAGGGCTACGTGGGCTGTGCTCTGAATTCAACCGTCTTCAGATTCTATAAAACGGCC GAGGGGGACTGGGCCGCAGAGAAGGTCATCAGCATTCCTAGTAAGAAGGTGGAGGGATGGATGTTGCCCGAGATGCCAG GTCTCATCACAGACATCCTGATCTCACTGGATGACCGTTATCTCTACTTCAGTAACTGGCTGCATGGTGACATCAGACAATATGACATCACAGACCGCAGAAACCCACGGCTCGTCGGCCAG GTGTTCTTGGGAGGAAGTATTGTCAGGGACGGACCTGTCAGAGTCCTGGAGGACCCAGAGAACCAGCAGCAGCCCCGCCCCTGCGTCATAAAG GGGAAGCGTATCACCGGAAGTCCTCAGATGCTGCAGCTCAGTCTGGACGGGCGGCGCCTCTACGTGACCACGTCTCTGTACAGCGGCTGGGACAAACAGTTTTACCCCGACATGATCAG GGAGGGATCAGTGATGATGCAGATCGATGTGGACACTGTGGACGGCGGTCTGACCCTGAATGAGGACTTCCTGGTGGATTTTGGTAAAGAGCCCGACGGTCCGGTTCTGGCCCACGAGCTGCGGTACCCCGGGGGAGACTGCACCTCCGACATCTGGCTGTGA